A window of Erpetoichthys calabaricus chromosome 12, fErpCal1.3, whole genome shotgun sequence contains these coding sequences:
- the arrdc2 gene encoding arrestin domain-containing protein 2 isoform X2: MFQSIRSFTVHLDGGDDAVFRRGEPLTGEVVLELARPIRVRSLSVTVRGDATVHWLENRSVGMNIVYNDYSDSDNYFKKRRHLIREDNNEPKVLQAGRHEFPFSFQLPEDTLVTSFEGKHGSIRYAVKVKLHRPWCTVKKIKQEFTVIEPIDINTPALLAPQAGAKEKMARLLYRNIGQVSLTAKIDRKGYTPGEMIPIFAEFYNSTYRSVVPKAFITQTQTFIARGTMKQKKSVVATLNGDTIGAKKRDTWHGRAIKIPPVGPSILQCRIIRVEYNLRVCVHVPGTSKLSLELPLVIGTIPLHPFGSRTSSVSSQYSVNLEWLRMAIPEQPEPPPDYSAIVSDEEAEQHMTPPQAEEDITGVLERPYFAYVQEFRYRPPPVYSEVDPNPQGSAIRRRCMTC, encoded by the exons ATGTTCCAAAGTATCCGCAGCTTCACCGTGCACCTGGACGGCGGCGATGACGCGGTGTTTCGGCGCGGGGAGCCGCTGACCGGCGAGGTGGTGCTGGAGCTGGCCCGTCCAATCAGGGTGAGGTCCTTATCCGTGACAGTGCGAGGAGATGCCACGGTGCACTGGCTGGAGAACCGCAGCGTGGGCATGAACATCGTCTACAACGACTACTCGGACAGCGACAACTACTTcaagaagaggcgccacctgaTTCGAG aggACAATAATGAGCCCAAAGTGCTGCAGGCAGGGAGACACGAGTTCCCCTTCAGCTTCCAGCTGCCAGAAGA CACCCTGGTGACTTCCTTTGAAGGCAAACATGGAAGCATCCGGTATGCAGTGAAGGTGAAACTGCATCGGCCCTGGTGTACCGTGAAAAAGATCAAACAAGAATTTACTGTAATCGAGCCAATCGATATCAACACCCCGGCACTGCTG gcACCCCAGGCTGGCGCCAAAGAGAAGATGGCACGTCTACTGTACCGCAATATTGGACAGGTGTCTTTGACTGCTAAGATTGACAGGAAAGGCTACACTCCAG GTGAAATGATCCCCATCTTTGCCGAATTTTACAACTCCACCTACCGCAGTGTTGTCCCCAAGGCTTTCATTACCCAGACACAGACTTTTATTGCCCGGGGGACAATGAAGCAGAAGAAGTCTGTGGTGGCCACCTTGAATGGTGACACCATCGGTGCCAAAAAGCGAGATACCTGGCACGGCCGGGCAATCAAAATCCCTCCAGTGGGCCCGTCCATTCTGCAGTGTCGCATTATCAGGGTGGAGTACAACCTGCGG GTGTGTGTTCATGTTCCTGGCACATCCAAACTTTCTCTGGAGCTGCCTCTGGTAATTGGCACTATCCCCCTTCACCCCTTTGGGAGCCGGACCTCCAGTGTCAGTAGTCAGTACAGCGTCAACCTGGAGTGGCTCCGCATGGCCATCCCCGAGCAGCCTGAGC CTCCACCAGATTACAGCGCCATTGTGTCGGATGAAGAGGCGGAGCAGCACATGACCCCCCCTCAGGCCGAGGAAGACATCACCGGGGTCCTGGAGCGACCCTACTTCGCTTATGTGCAAGAATTCCGGTATCGGCCTCCCCCCGTCTACTCAGAG GTTGACCCCAACCCTCAGGGCTCCGCTATCAGACGCCGCTGCATGACCTGCTGA
- the arrdc2 gene encoding arrestin domain-containing protein 2 isoform X1 produces MLFEQLKKFRIVLESSEDGTPPVFSSGDVLSGRVLLELSRTSRVTSLKLHAVGYAKVHWTESRSAGSSSAYTQNYSDEVDFLNHRETLLQAEDNNEPKVLQAGRHEFPFSFQLPEDTLVTSFEGKHGSIRYAVKVKLHRPWCTVKKIKQEFTVIEPIDINTPALLAPQAGAKEKMARLLYRNIGQVSLTAKIDRKGYTPGEMIPIFAEFYNSTYRSVVPKAFITQTQTFIARGTMKQKKSVVATLNGDTIGAKKRDTWHGRAIKIPPVGPSILQCRIIRVEYNLRVCVHVPGTSKLSLELPLVIGTIPLHPFGSRTSSVSSQYSVNLEWLRMAIPEQPEPPPDYSAIVSDEEAEQHMTPPQAEEDITGVLERPYFAYVQEFRYRPPPVYSEVDPNPQGSAIRRRCMTC; encoded by the exons ATGTTGTTCGAGCAGCTGAAGAAGTTCCGCATCGTCCTAGAGAGCTCCGAGGACGGCACCCCGCCGGTGTTCAGCAGCGGAGACGTGCTCTCCGGCCGGGTCTTACTGGAGCTGAGCAGAACTTCCCGGGTCACGTCCCTGAAACTGCACGCCGTGGGCTACGCGAAGGTCCACTGGACCGAGTCCCGCAGCGCCGGCTCCAGCTCGGCGTACACCCAGAACTACAGCGACGAGGTGGACTTTCTGAACCACCGGGAGACGCTGCTACAAGCAG aggACAATAATGAGCCCAAAGTGCTGCAGGCAGGGAGACACGAGTTCCCCTTCAGCTTCCAGCTGCCAGAAGA CACCCTGGTGACTTCCTTTGAAGGCAAACATGGAAGCATCCGGTATGCAGTGAAGGTGAAACTGCATCGGCCCTGGTGTACCGTGAAAAAGATCAAACAAGAATTTACTGTAATCGAGCCAATCGATATCAACACCCCGGCACTGCTG gcACCCCAGGCTGGCGCCAAAGAGAAGATGGCACGTCTACTGTACCGCAATATTGGACAGGTGTCTTTGACTGCTAAGATTGACAGGAAAGGCTACACTCCAG GTGAAATGATCCCCATCTTTGCCGAATTTTACAACTCCACCTACCGCAGTGTTGTCCCCAAGGCTTTCATTACCCAGACACAGACTTTTATTGCCCGGGGGACAATGAAGCAGAAGAAGTCTGTGGTGGCCACCTTGAATGGTGACACCATCGGTGCCAAAAAGCGAGATACCTGGCACGGCCGGGCAATCAAAATCCCTCCAGTGGGCCCGTCCATTCTGCAGTGTCGCATTATCAGGGTGGAGTACAACCTGCGG GTGTGTGTTCATGTTCCTGGCACATCCAAACTTTCTCTGGAGCTGCCTCTGGTAATTGGCACTATCCCCCTTCACCCCTTTGGGAGCCGGACCTCCAGTGTCAGTAGTCAGTACAGCGTCAACCTGGAGTGGCTCCGCATGGCCATCCCCGAGCAGCCTGAGC CTCCACCAGATTACAGCGCCATTGTGTCGGATGAAGAGGCGGAGCAGCACATGACCCCCCCTCAGGCCGAGGAAGACATCACCGGGGTCCTGGAGCGACCCTACTTCGCTTATGTGCAAGAATTCCGGTATCGGCCTCCCCCCGTCTACTCAGAG GTTGACCCCAACCCTCAGGGCTCCGCTATCAGACGCCGCTGCATGACCTGCTGA